A single Brachionichthys hirsutus isolate HB-005 chromosome 17, CSIRO-AGI_Bhir_v1, whole genome shotgun sequence DNA region contains:
- the pcdh18a gene encoding LOW QUALITY PROTEIN: protocadherin-18a (The sequence of the model RefSeq protein was modified relative to this genomic sequence to represent the inferred CDS: inserted 1 base in 1 codon): protein MVRTLDSNLLHKSSSILSLLFLSGQKKDRSRLPVLAVAALAAQHVGSKTLKYQIYEEQKVGTVIARLQEDVADVLAKLPSTVSLRFRAMQRGSTSFLAVREHDGEISIRTKIDREKLCEKNLNCSVQFDVLTLPTEHLQLFHVEVEVLDINDHAPQFARAVIPIEISESAAVGARIPLDSATDPDVGENALYTYALEPSSFFKLDIQSRADGAKYAELLVLRELDREVRSGYELQYTASDRGAPPRTGSTLLKINVADSNDNSPVFEKSSYVINLPEDAPVGSLLIHLNATDADDGTNAKIVYSFSSHVSPKIMETFKIHPDSGRLMLIRRLDYEAINSYDIDVQAQDMGPNSMPAHCKILVKVVDVNDNQPDISINLMSSQGNGDAAYISEASPLDTFVALVRVEDLDSALNGEVECKLHGQGYFKLQRTYENNYMILTNVSLDREKRSEFSLTVVAEDRGTPXLSTIKHFTVHITDENDNLPRFEKGRYEIFQSENNAPGAYLTSVLATDPDLDSNGQVSYSILENPVHGTSISTYVTIDPSNGAIYALRTFDREDVSRISFIVQAKDAGKHSLLSNATVVLNILDENDNPPVIVAPQVWNHTANVPASKFTEVGHLVTVVRATDRDTGVNAELICSIVSGNEEGFFIIEPRTCEIHANGSLENFPHEFAELTVAVRDQGVESLSAKVVLKITLYENMESPVQVTDQGESALDASLIIIISLGAICALLLVIMVVFAARCNREKKDNRNSYNCRVAESTHQHHPKKPSRHIHKGDITLVPTVNGTLPIRAHHRSPSATPPMDRAQIQSRQSLNSLVTISSNHIPESFALELAHATPPVEGQYQPRPSFRGNKYSRSYRYALQDMDKFSLKDSGRGDSEAGDSDCDMGRESPVDRLLLGEGFSDLIHLEMHHRHHPAMRLCTDECRVLGHSDQCWMPPLSSTASSADYRNNMYIPGEESSQQPQVDDDQSSVDSECRKSFSTFGKESGNEEEDAGGFVAAGGSDGCAAGGAGSLLTEMNSVFQRLLPPNMDSYVECTETSPPSASSDKGNGRGSNIAGNLSNNGVPQDNRRGLLPGGKGPAYPPGVAAWAANTHYLNPGTNHVSSSSSPSASSATCPNGQASHLKWLPAMEEIPENYEEDDFEGVFHQGHPGGKRSDSRHEAGMDGSELVHEINKLLQDVRQN from the exons TTCTCGCTGTTGCGGCGCTGGCCGCGCAACACGTCGGCAGCAAGACGCTGAAGTATCAGATCTACGAGGAGCAGAAGGTCGGCACGGTGATTGCGCGCCTGCAGGAAGACGTGGCCGATGTTCTGGCGAAACTTCCGAGCACGGTCTCGCTGCGCTTCCGAGCCATGCAGAGAGGAAGCACGTCCTTCCTCGCGGTGCGCGAGCACGACGGAGAAATCAGCATCAGGACCAAAATCGATCGCGAGAAACTCTGCGAGAAGAACCTCAACTGCTCCGTTCAGTTCGACGTGCTGACCCTCCCCACCGAGCACCTGCAGCTGTTTCACGTGGAGGTCGAAGTGTTGGACATCAACGACCACGCGCCCCAGTTCGCGCGCGCTGTGATCCCCATTGAGATCTCCGAGAGCGCGGCCGTGGGGGCGCGCATTCCCCTGGACAGCGCCACAGACCCAGACGTCGGGGAGAACGCGCTCTACACGTACGCGTTGGAGCCCAGCAGCTTCTTTAAGCTCGACATCCAGTCCCGGGCGGACGGGGCCAAGTACGCAGAGCTGCTGGTGCTCAGGGAGCTGGACCGCGAGGTTCGCTCCGGCTATGAACTGCAGTACACGGCCTCTGACAGGGGCGCCCCCCCCAGGACGGGGTCCACCCTCCTCAAAATCAACGTCGCCGACTCGAATGACAACAGCCCGGTTTTTGAAAAATCTTCTTACGTCATAAACCTCCCAGAAGACGCACCTGTTGGCTCTCTGCTCATCCACTTAAACGCCACCGACGCAGATGACGGCACCAACGCCAAGATAGTCTACTCATTCAGCAGTCACGTGTCCCCCAAAATAATGGAGACGTTCAAGATCCACCCCGACAGCGGGCGCCTGATGCTCATCAGGCGGCTGGACTACGAGGCCATTAACTCCTACGATATCGACGTCCAGGCGCAGGACATGGGTCCGAACTCGATGCCGGCTCACTGCAAGATCCTGGTCAAAGTGGTGGACGTGAACGACAACCAACCAGACATCAGCATCAATCTCATGTCCTCCCAGGGCAACGGAGACGCCGCTTACATATCCGAGGCTTCTCCTTTGGACACGTTCGTGGCTCTGGTGCGGGTGGAGGACTTGGACTCGGCGTTGAATGGAGAGGTGGAGTGTAAGCTTCACGGGCAAGGGTACTTCAAACTGCAGAGGACCTACGAGAACAACTACATGATTCTCACCAACGTCTCCTTAGATCGAGAGAAGAGGTCGGAGTTCAGCCTGACAGTGGTGGCGGAGGACCGGGGGACCC GTCTGTCCACCATCAAGCATTTCACTGTGCACATCACGGATGAAAATGACAACCTGCCGCGGTTTGAGAAGGGCCGATATGAAATCTTTCAATCAGAGAACAACGCTCCCGGAGCTTATCTGACCTCCGTCCTGGCCACCGACCCTGATCTGGACTCAAATGGACAGGTGAGCTACTCCATCCTGGAGAACCCGGTCCACGGGACCTCCATCTCCACCTACGTCACCATTGACCCCTCTAATGGCGCCATCTATGCGCTGCGTACCTTCGATCGGGAAGATGTTAGTCGCATCTCCTTCATCGTGCAAGCCAAAGACGCAGGGAAACACTCGCTGCTCAGCAACGCCACAGTCGTCCTGAACATTCTGGACGAGAATGACAACCCGCCAGTCATCGTCGCCCCCCAGGTGTGGAACCACACCGCTAATGTACCTGCCTCGAAGTTCACAGAGGTGGGGCACTTGGTAACTGTTGTCAGGGCGACTGATCGTGATACGGGGGTCAACGCTGAGCTCATTTGCTCCATCGTCAGTGGCAACGAGGAGGGCTTCTTCATTATCGAGCCAAGAACCTGTGAGATCCACGCCAACGGCAGCCTGGAGAACTTCCCCCATGAGTTCGCTGAGCTGACGGTGGCGGTCCGAGACCAGGGCGTGGAGAGCCTCAGTGCGAAGGTGGTGCTAAAGATCACCCTCTATGAGAACATGGAGAGCCCCGTCCAGGTGACGGACCAGGGGGAGTCGGCCCTTGATGCATCcttgatcatcatcatctccctggGGGCTATCTGCGCCCTGCTCCTGGTCATCATGGTGGTGTTTGCTGCTCGCTGCAACAGGGAGAAAAAGGACAACAGAAACTCCTACAACTGCCGGGTGGCCGAGTCCACCCACCAGCATCACCCCAAGAAGCCCTCCCGCCACATTCACAAGGGTGACATCACCCTGGTCCCTACGGTGAACGGCACCCTGCCAATCAGAGCTCACCACCGCTCACCTTCGGCTACGCCCCCCATGGACCGAGCCCAGATCCAGAGCCGCCAGTCACTAAACAGCCTCGTGACCATCTCGTCCAATCACATTCCAGAAAGCTTTGCCCTGGAACTGGCACATGCAACTCCTCCAGTGGAG GGCCAGTACCAGCCCAGACCCAGTTTCCGTGGCAACAAATACTCCCGCAGCTACAG GTATGCGTTGCAAGACATGGACAAGTTCAGCCTGAAGGACAGTGGCCGTGGGGACAGCGAGGCGGGGGACAGTGACTGTGACATGGGGCGGGAATCCCCTGTGGacaggctgctgctgggggAGGGCTTTTCTGACCTGATCCACCTCGAAATGCACCATCGACACCACCCAG CTATGAGACTGTGCACAGATGAATGCCGCGTCCTGGGACACTCCGACCAATGCTGGATGCCCCCCCTGTCCTCCACTGCTTCCTCAGCCGACTACCGCAACAACATGTACATCCCTGGGGAGGAGTCCTCCCAGCAGCCCCAGGTCGACGACGACCAGTCCTCCGTCGACTCCGAGTGCCGCAAGAGCTTCTCCACTTTTGGAAAGGAGTCTGGGAACGAAGAAGAGGATGCCGGGGGGTTCGTGGCCGCAGGAGGAAGTGATGGCTGTGCAGCAGGAGGGGCTGGCTCCCTCCTCACAGAGATGAACTCCGTGTTCCAGCGGCTCCTCCCACCTAACATGGACTCCTATGTAGAGTGCACCGAAACAAGCCCACCCTCAGCATCCTCTGACAAAGGAAACGGGCGTGGTAGCAACATTGCCGGTAACCTTAGTAACAATGGTGTTCCTCAGGACAACCGGAGAGGGTTGTTGCCAGGTGGGAAAGGTCCTGCCTACCCTCCAGGTGTGGCTGCCTGGGCAGCCAATACCCATTACCTAAATCCTGGAACCAACcatgtttcctcctcttcctcgccctccGCTTCCAGCGCCACATGCCCGAATGGACAAGCATCACACCTCAAGTGGCTGCCAGCCATGGAGGAGATCCCTGAAAACTACGAGGAGGATGACTTTGAGGGGGTCTTCCATCAGGGTCACCCGGGCGGCAAGCGCAGCGACAGCCGCCATGAAGCGGGCATGGACGGCAGCGAGCTGGTCCATGAGAtcaacaagctgctgcaggacgtcaGGCAGAACTAG